From a single Candidatus Binataceae bacterium genomic region:
- a CDS encoding thioredoxin domain-containing protein: MSDEHGQAASGRKPNRLINEQSPYLRQHAHNPVDWYAWGDEALERARAENKPILLSIGYSACHWCHVMERESFENEQIAQLMNENFVPIKVDREERPDLDQIYMDAVQLLTGRGGWPLTVFLTPAGEPFYGGTYFPPEDRQGMPGFPRVLTAIANAYQTKPDDIRQNVERLGKGLSGLAEFTPDGGELKPDLAESGARALAEHYDRINGGLGHAPKFPNTFVFSLFLRTHQATGDLEFGHMVRETLTKMAKGGIYDQLGGGFHRYSVDDRWLVPHFEKMLYDNALLARLYLDAGRALGEPEFVGVAREILDYALREMSSPEGGFYSTQDADSEGEEGRFFVWTPAEARAVLGEELSVIAERYFDITAEGNFEGANILHRTIGVDDAARLFKRSPEEMERALGEIRHRMFEARERRVKPARDEKILAAWNGMMIGTLAEGFRALGDERYLNAAARGAEFVMTRLWDGHALKRSYKDGVARFNGYLEDYALFAGGLIDLYEASLDGRYLELARTMADAILGRFLDADNGGFFFTSADHERLIARSKAVFDGSTPSGNSAAVLALLRLHAYTGEERYFAEARRTLNLLASFVERQPFAFSHMLEAIDLYQRGASEIVIVGDCAADELEEWIARLGLLYLPNRALFLTDPRAATGGFVPEAVRGKTQINGKLTAYVCRERTCTAPITSFEALRGELRG; the protein is encoded by the coding sequence ATGAGCGACGAGCACGGCCAGGCGGCCTCCGGACGCAAGCCCAACCGCCTCATCAACGAGCAGAGTCCGTACCTGCGCCAGCACGCTCACAATCCGGTGGATTGGTACGCATGGGGCGACGAGGCGCTCGAGCGGGCGCGCGCCGAAAACAAGCCCATCCTGCTCTCGATCGGCTACTCGGCGTGCCACTGGTGCCACGTGATGGAGCGCGAGTCGTTCGAGAACGAACAGATCGCGCAGTTGATGAACGAGAATTTTGTTCCGATCAAGGTCGATCGCGAGGAGCGTCCCGACCTCGACCAGATTTACATGGACGCGGTCCAACTGCTGACCGGGCGCGGCGGATGGCCGCTCACCGTGTTCCTGACGCCCGCCGGCGAGCCGTTTTACGGCGGCACCTATTTTCCGCCCGAAGATCGGCAGGGGATGCCCGGGTTTCCGCGCGTGCTGACCGCGATCGCCAACGCCTATCAGACGAAGCCGGACGACATTCGCCAGAACGTCGAGCGGCTGGGCAAGGGACTTTCCGGACTAGCGGAGTTCACGCCCGACGGCGGCGAATTGAAACCCGACCTGGCGGAGAGCGGCGCGCGCGCTCTCGCCGAGCACTACGATCGGATAAACGGCGGCCTCGGGCATGCGCCGAAATTTCCCAACACGTTCGTGTTCTCGCTGTTTCTGCGGACGCATCAGGCGACCGGCGACCTCGAATTCGGGCACATGGTGCGCGAGACGCTGACCAAAATGGCCAAGGGCGGCATCTACGATCAGCTTGGCGGCGGATTCCATCGCTACAGCGTGGACGATCGATGGCTGGTGCCACACTTCGAAAAGATGCTCTACGACAACGCGCTGCTGGCACGGCTTTATCTCGACGCCGGCCGCGCGCTCGGCGAGCCCGAGTTCGTGGGCGTTGCGCGCGAGATTCTCGATTACGCGCTGCGCGAGATGAGCAGTCCGGAGGGCGGCTTCTACTCGACCCAGGACGCCGACAGCGAGGGCGAGGAGGGCAGGTTCTTCGTCTGGACGCCGGCCGAGGCTCGCGCGGTGCTGGGCGAGGAGCTGAGCGTGATCGCGGAGCGCTACTTCGACATCACCGCGGAGGGGAATTTCGAGGGCGCCAACATCCTTCATCGCACGATCGGCGTGGACGACGCGGCGCGGCTGTTCAAGCGAAGTCCGGAGGAGATGGAACGCGCGCTGGGCGAGATTCGCCACCGTATGTTCGAGGCGCGCGAGCGCCGAGTCAAGCCGGCGCGCGACGAAAAGATCCTCGCCGCATGGAACGGCATGATGATCGGCACGCTGGCCGAGGGCTTTCGCGCGCTCGGCGATGAGCGCTATCTCAACGCCGCCGCGCGCGGTGCGGAGTTCGTGATGACGCGCCTGTGGGACGGCCACGCCCTCAAGCGTTCGTACAAGGACGGCGTCGCCCGCTTCAACGGCTATCTCGAGGATTACGCGCTCTTCGCGGGCGGGCTCATCGACCTGTACGAGGCCTCGCTCGACGGCCGCTATCTCGAACTCGCGCGCACGATGGCCGACGCGATCCTCGGGCGCTTTCTCGACGCGGACAACGGCGGCTTCTTTTTTACCTCGGCTGACCACGAACGGCTGATCGCGCGATCGAAGGCGGTCTTCGACGGCTCGACGCCCTCGGGCAACAGCGCGGCCGTGCTCGCGCTGCTCAGGCTTCACGCCTACACTGGCGAGGAGCGCTACTTCGCCGAGGCGCGGCGCACGCTCAATCTGCTCGCGAGCTTCGTCGAGCGCCAGCCGTTCGCGTTTTCGCACATGCTCGAAGCAATCGATCTTTACCAGCGCGGCGCGAGCGAGATCGTGATCGTCGGCGACTGCGCGGCGGATGAGCTCGAGGAGTGGATCGCGCGGCTCGGCCTGCTCTATCTGCCTAACCGCGCGCTGTTTCTGACCGACCCGCGCGCCGCGACAGGCGGCTTCGTGCCGGAGGCCGTGCGCGGCAAAACGCAGATTAACGGCAAACTTACGGCCTACGTCTGCCGCGAGCGGACGTGCACGGCGCCGATCACCTCGTTCGAGGCGCTTAGGGGAGAGCTCAGGGGTTGA
- a CDS encoding OmpA family protein yields MTTGMRLHEKEGEVMVPPWVRVQDCSIVAISTPDRWACPDGKVYTSFDLARARTGEYVLPPLPPPAPIVVTPLPEVAAASSTEKIILRGVHFDFNKADIRPQDAAVLDEAAGTLKSHPDVAVNVNGYCDSIGGVRYNLGLSQRRADAVVHYLADHGVAEGRLSPHGYGKTDFIASNSTDEGRGQNRRVEMVPNSTGKVFIMGTPGSR; encoded by the coding sequence ATGACGACCGGGATGCGGCTTCACGAGAAGGAGGGCGAGGTCATGGTACCGCCGTGGGTACGGGTTCAGGACTGCTCGATCGTGGCTATTTCTACGCCTGACCGTTGGGCCTGCCCGGACGGCAAGGTTTACACCTCGTTTGACCTGGCTCGCGCGCGGACCGGTGAATACGTGCTGCCACCGCTGCCGCCGCCGGCGCCGATCGTGGTCACTCCGCTGCCTGAGGTAGCGGCTGCGTCGTCGACGGAAAAAATTATCCTGCGCGGCGTGCACTTTGACTTCAACAAAGCGGACATCCGTCCGCAGGATGCTGCGGTGCTGGATGAGGCTGCGGGAACTCTGAAGTCGCATCCGGATGTCGCGGTGAACGTGAACGGTTATTGCGATTCGATCGGCGGCGTCAGATACAACCTCGGCCTCTCGCAGCGCCGCGCCGACGCGGTCGTGCACTACCTGGCCGATCACGGCGTAGCGGAGGGCCGGCTTAGTCCGCACGGCTACGGCAAGACAGACTTCATTGCGAGCAACAGCACCGACGAAGGCCGGGGGCAGAATCGCCGCGTCGAAATGGTCCCGAACTCGACCGGCAAGGTCTTCATCATGGGAACCCCGGGCAGTCGCTAA
- a CDS encoding amidase, whose protein sequence is MANPSPLLDFDVATLAQKLRAQEISPVELTEAYLDRIEAVDERIASYITVTADAARTMARTAEKEIAAGKWRGPFHGVPIGLKDLCYTKGILTTGGSKILGEFVPNHDSTVWTRLGAAGAVLLGKLNLHEFAYGATTNNPHWGACHNPYDLERIPGGSSGGSGAAIVARTAAATIGTDTGGSIRIPAACCGCVGLKQTWSRVSRYGVMPLSDSLDHTGPITRTARDAALMLNVIAGHDPNDATSSREPVPDYTSRLGGDLKGIRVGVIRELNTGVSEPVAGAFTAAQKQLASLGAAVEEVSVPSFVEGALVTMVVLMAEALEFHEQWIRERPGDYGADVRSLIETSMTITAVNYVRAQRERNLMLAEALNALQDHAVLLAPSQATVAPKIGDRAYDMIANMVRFTGPFNATGQPVVSIPTGLSNEGLPLSMQIIGKPFDEVAVLQVADAYERARGPLPLPKI, encoded by the coding sequence ATGGCAAATCCAAGCCCGCTGCTCGATTTCGACGTCGCCACGCTGGCGCAAAAGCTGCGCGCGCAGGAAATTTCGCCGGTCGAACTGACCGAGGCCTATCTCGATCGCATCGAAGCGGTCGACGAGCGCATCGCCTCCTACATCACCGTGACCGCCGACGCCGCGCGTACGATGGCACGCACCGCGGAGAAAGAGATCGCGGCGGGAAAATGGCGCGGGCCGTTTCACGGCGTGCCGATCGGGCTCAAGGACCTCTGCTACACCAAGGGCATCCTGACCACCGGCGGCTCGAAAATCCTGGGCGAGTTCGTTCCGAATCACGACTCGACCGTGTGGACGCGCCTTGGCGCGGCGGGCGCGGTGCTGCTCGGCAAGCTCAACCTGCATGAATTCGCCTATGGCGCGACCACCAACAATCCGCATTGGGGCGCCTGCCACAATCCTTACGACCTCGAACGCATTCCGGGCGGCTCCAGCGGCGGCTCGGGCGCGGCGATCGTCGCGCGCACCGCGGCGGCGACGATCGGGACCGACACCGGCGGCTCGATCCGGATCCCGGCGGCGTGTTGCGGATGCGTCGGACTGAAACAGACCTGGAGCCGCGTCAGCCGCTATGGCGTAATGCCGCTTTCCGACTCGCTCGACCATACCGGTCCGATCACGCGCACGGCGCGCGACGCGGCGCTGATGCTGAACGTCATCGCGGGTCACGATCCCAACGACGCGACTTCCAGCCGCGAGCCGGTGCCCGACTACACGAGCCGCCTCGGCGGCGACCTCAAGGGCATACGCGTCGGCGTGATCCGCGAGCTCAACACCGGGGTCTCGGAGCCCGTGGCGGGGGCCTTCACGGCGGCGCAGAAGCAACTGGCCTCGCTGGGCGCCGCGGTCGAAGAGGTTTCGGTTCCCTCGTTCGTCGAAGGCGCGCTGGTCACGATGGTCGTGCTGATGGCGGAAGCGCTCGAGTTCCACGAACAATGGATACGGGAACGACCCGGCGATTACGGCGCCGACGTCCGCTCGCTCATCGAAACGTCGATGACGATTACGGCGGTCAATTACGTCCGCGCGCAGCGCGAGCGCAACCTGATGCTGGCCGAGGCGCTCAACGCGCTGCAGGACCACGCCGTGCTGCTCGCCCCGTCGCAGGCGACGGTCGCGCCGAAAATCGGCGACCGCGCCTACGACATGATCGCCAACATGGTGCGCTTCACCGGACCGTTCAACGCGACCGGCCAGCCGGTGGTGTCGATTCCGACCGGGCTCTCGAACGAGGGCCTGCCGCTGTCGATGCAGATCATCGGCAAACCCTTCGACGAGGTCGCCGTGCTGCAGGTGGCCGACGCGTACGAACGCGCGCGCGGCCCGCTGCCGCTGCCGAAGATCTGA
- a CDS encoding DUF1254 domain-containing protein, whose translation MAASLIAAIILSTGGHRAYAEDVMDIATQAYIYGYPLVTMDMTRRALTNVAEPDSSRAPMGQLLKLRTYPAVDDHSVTAPNADTLYTIVWLDVSKEPWIISVPDMGDRYYLLPMLDGWTDVFAVPGKRTSGGGAQRYAITGPGWTGKLPDGVKELKSPTGIVWLLGRIYCTGTPEDYQAVHELQDKFSVVPLSSYGKAYTPPAGQVDPAFDMKKAVRDQVDSLDTYAYFNYLAKLMKDNPPAAADAPMLAKMARIGLVPGQKFDSSKLGLLDEELVKAVPKFAMVKILEYFKHMKPINGWVVTTKTGIYGTDYLQRALITAIGLGANRPQDAIYPTSRADVHGKHYDGASKKYVMHFAKGALPPVNGFWSLTMYDSHYFFVPNPLNRYTLSQRNKFVTNADGSVDLYLQADSPGEARESNWLPAPKGEFIPMLRLYWPREHSPSILDGSWKPPVIEAVR comes from the coding sequence ATGGCTGCATCGCTGATAGCCGCGATCATCCTCAGCACTGGCGGCCATCGTGCCTATGCCGAGGACGTGATGGACATCGCCACCCAGGCCTACATCTACGGATACCCGTTGGTGACCATGGACATGACGCGTCGAGCGCTGACCAACGTCGCCGAGCCCGACTCCAGCCGTGCTCCCATGGGTCAGCTGCTCAAGCTGCGGACTTATCCGGCGGTCGATGACCACAGCGTCACCGCACCGAACGCGGACACCCTCTATACGATCGTCTGGCTCGACGTTTCCAAGGAGCCGTGGATTATCAGCGTGCCCGACATGGGCGATCGCTACTATCTGTTGCCGATGCTCGACGGGTGGACCGATGTTTTCGCGGTCCCGGGCAAGCGCACCAGCGGCGGCGGAGCTCAGCGGTACGCGATCACGGGGCCCGGGTGGACGGGAAAGCTTCCTGACGGAGTGAAAGAACTCAAATCGCCGACCGGAATTGTCTGGTTGCTCGGACGCATCTATTGCACCGGCACGCCGGAAGACTATCAAGCCGTTCACGAGCTGCAGGACAAGTTCTCGGTTGTTCCATTGAGTTCCTATGGCAAGGCCTACACGCCCCCGGCGGGGCAAGTCGATCCAGCCTTCGATATGAAGAAGGCGGTCCGCGACCAGGTCGATTCGTTGGACACCTACGCCTACTTCAACTACCTGGCGAAGCTGATGAAAGACAATCCGCCGGCGGCGGCGGATGCTCCGATGCTGGCCAAGATGGCCAGGATTGGTCTTGTCCCGGGACAGAAGTTCGACTCGAGCAAGCTTGGCCTGCTCGACGAGGAGCTGGTTAAAGCCGTGCCGAAGTTCGCGATGGTCAAGATCCTCGAGTACTTCAAACACATGAAACCGATAAACGGCTGGGTCGTGACAACCAAGACGGGAATCTATGGCACGGACTATCTCCAGCGCGCCCTGATAACGGCTATCGGCTTGGGGGCGAATCGTCCGCAGGACGCGATCTACCCGACCTCAAGGGCGGATGTGCACGGCAAGCACTATGACGGCGCGTCGAAGAAGTACGTGATGCATTTCGCCAAGGGCGCACTACCGCCCGTCAACGGATTCTGGTCACTGACGATGTACGATAGCCACTACTTCTTCGTTCCGAACCCGTTAAACCGCTACACGCTCAGCCAGCGGAACAAATTCGTGACCAACGCGGACGGGTCGGTGGATTTGTACCTTCAGGCCGATTCGCCCGGCGAAGCCAGGGAATCGAACTGGCTGCCTGCTCCCAAGGGCGAATTCATCCCCATGCTGCGTCTGTACTGGCCCAGAGAGCACTCGCCGTCGATCCTGGACGGTAGCTGGAAGCCTCCTGTGATCGAGGCCGTCCGCTAG
- a CDS encoding 3-keto-5-aminohexanoate cleavage protein has protein sequence MYFTDDSLFPENMAPLIITAAPFGPEWLPGDCDIPLTWDEQLQRAVDCYNAGATMLHVHIRDPKTGQGSANFDEYNYFIGRLKEAVPKMILQVGGSISFAPHTAEAKAKWLDYDTRHMLTELNPKPEFVTVTTGTTLWDITSAFVPGDAKGTHLDDPKVAAAWANMVVDSTPAFYVEHLKRLRAHKIQPYFVPGTVHQLEIIERLIRTGVYMGPLNVALCGYGGGTMGRNPFDWMEMVRRTPHGSSSATFWSSMRGNIAIQNLALILGLHIRVGNEDNIWDAKKQRWDSVKQIEWAVKLCEQFGRRVATAEEARKIMKVGVWYDTVEETLFNLGLPPNRAEGYNGFLTYETDGRIPKAAAVPSNPTRIL, from the coding sequence ATGTATTTCACGGACGATTCGTTATTCCCGGAGAATATGGCGCCGCTGATCATCACCGCGGCGCCCTTCGGACCGGAATGGCTGCCCGGCGACTGCGATATCCCGCTTACCTGGGACGAGCAGCTTCAGCGAGCGGTCGATTGTTACAACGCCGGTGCCACGATGCTGCACGTTCACATACGCGATCCCAAGACCGGTCAGGGCTCCGCGAACTTCGACGAGTACAACTACTTCATCGGGCGCCTCAAGGAAGCGGTGCCGAAGATGATTCTCCAGGTTGGCGGATCGATTTCGTTCGCCCCGCACACGGCGGAAGCCAAGGCCAAGTGGCTCGACTATGACACCCGCCACATGCTGACCGAGCTTAACCCGAAGCCCGAGTTCGTGACGGTGACGACCGGCACGACGCTTTGGGACATCACCAGCGCCTTCGTGCCGGGCGACGCCAAGGGAACGCACCTGGATGACCCCAAGGTGGCGGCCGCGTGGGCCAACATGGTCGTGGATTCGACGCCGGCCTTCTATGTTGAACATCTCAAGCGCCTTCGCGCCCACAAGATTCAACCGTATTTCGTGCCCGGCACCGTTCACCAGCTCGAGATCATCGAACGCCTAATCCGCACTGGCGTCTATATGGGGCCGCTCAACGTGGCCCTCTGCGGCTACGGCGGCGGCACGATGGGCCGCAATCCGTTCGACTGGATGGAGATGGTTCGGCGCACGCCGCACGGGTCGAGCAGCGCGACGTTCTGGAGCAGCATGCGCGGCAATATAGCTATCCAGAATCTTGCGCTGATCCTGGGCCTCCATATACGGGTCGGCAACGAGGACAATATCTGGGACGCGAAGAAACAGCGTTGGGATTCCGTGAAGCAGATCGAGTGGGCCGTGAAGCTCTGCGAGCAGTTTGGCCGCAGGGTGGCGACGGCTGAGGAAGCCCGCAAGATCATGAAAGTCGGCGTTTGGTACGACACCGTGGAAGAGACGCTGTTCAACCTCGGGCTGCCGCCAAATCGCGCTGAAGGCTACAATGGATTCCTGACCTACGAGACCGACGGGCGGATACCCAAGGCGGCGGCCGTCCCGTCGAACCCGACTCGCATTCTGTAG
- a CDS encoding CoA transferase — protein sequence MNKALDGINLVEFDSNLGAAYAAMLLAEHGAHAIKVEPPAGARARGSAHFHALNRSKRALFFDVKAERAQVERLLRWAGVAVIGWTGARMRELKLDYAELCRINPDLIVLHVPPLGNRGPLADFDASDELASALGGIYGSQWALSGNPVALHFPAASYAAGVLGATAVAAALSARESGGGGQLVEVSLLAGAFSLQTGGIMRHEKMTRMYEGPLDPLGPIPCYRLFRAADGEYLFVACGNVTFWNKLALALERPELVSDARFEGAPWGVASAHRQALKDLLQEIFATRPRAEWLLILRENDIPCAPVLSRTDFIGHPQVEALAMRRALQDPALGATIQAGIAVGLERTPGAIAGPAPAIESDRDAERWLLEPVPNVRAAAPQNGNFARGPLDGVLILDFCSYIAGSYGPMILGQMGADVIKIESLEGDAFRHFGFGFLGWNQGKRGLSLDLASSEGREIIHGLVRCADVVVENLRPGRMRRFGLDYEALAAINPRLIYMSVNGFGNRGPEHDQPGFDPLLQARSGLMAAEGGRGHPPLYLTCAVCDYGAAMLSAFGCALALRARARLGRGQLCETSLLQSAMAFQQGEFIFYDGRPDMENGRPESRGRSALCRAYQCRDARWIFVHAAEPTQWKAMRRVCNLGAGTPYEEAARAPEDSPLAETIAAALKAVDRADALASLGAAGVPALATHRTAELFDDPQVQANQLLAELRHSQWGSVVQTGTLAKFSATPGKAEHAAPLLGEHTDEILARHLGYGRDRIADLRRRGIVK from the coding sequence ATGAATAAGGCCCTCGACGGCATCAACCTGGTTGAATTCGACTCCAACCTAGGCGCCGCTTACGCCGCGATGCTGCTTGCCGAGCACGGCGCGCATGCCATCAAGGTCGAACCCCCGGCCGGCGCCCGCGCGCGCGGCTCGGCGCATTTCCACGCGCTCAATCGCAGCAAACGCGCGCTCTTTTTCGACGTTAAGGCCGAACGTGCGCAGGTCGAGCGGCTGCTGCGATGGGCCGGCGTCGCGGTGATCGGATGGACCGGCGCGCGGATGCGCGAGCTTAAGCTTGATTATGCGGAACTTTGCCGCATCAATCCGGATTTGATCGTGCTGCACGTTCCGCCGCTCGGAAACCGCGGGCCGCTCGCCGATTTCGACGCCAGCGACGAATTGGCCTCCGCGCTCGGCGGCATCTACGGCAGCCAGTGGGCGCTCAGCGGAAATCCCGTGGCGCTGCACTTTCCCGCCGCCAGCTACGCGGCCGGCGTGCTCGGCGCGACCGCCGTGGCCGCTGCGCTCAGCGCGCGCGAGTCGGGCGGCGGCGGGCAACTGGTGGAAGTCTCCCTGCTGGCTGGGGCGTTTTCGCTGCAGACCGGCGGCATCATGCGCCATGAGAAGATGACGCGGATGTACGAAGGACCGCTGGATCCGCTCGGCCCGATTCCTTGCTACCGGCTGTTTCGCGCCGCCGACGGCGAATACCTCTTCGTCGCCTGCGGCAACGTGACCTTTTGGAACAAGCTCGCGCTCGCGCTCGAGCGGCCCGAACTGGTATCTGACGCGCGCTTCGAGGGCGCGCCGTGGGGCGTCGCGAGCGCGCATCGCCAGGCTCTCAAAGATCTGCTGCAGGAAATATTCGCGACGCGGCCACGCGCAGAGTGGCTCCTCATCCTGCGCGAAAACGACATCCCCTGCGCGCCCGTGCTCTCGCGCACGGACTTCATCGGCCACCCGCAGGTCGAGGCGCTCGCGATGCGCCGCGCGCTCCAGGATCCCGCGCTGGGCGCGACGATCCAGGCGGGCATCGCCGTCGGCCTCGAGCGCACGCCGGGCGCGATCGCCGGACCGGCGCCAGCTATCGAAAGCGACCGCGACGCGGAACGATGGCTCCTGGAGCCAGTGCCGAACGTCCGCGCCGCCGCGCCGCAGAACGGCAACTTCGCTCGCGGCCCGCTCGACGGCGTCCTCATCCTTGATTTCTGCAGCTACATCGCGGGCTCGTACGGTCCGATGATCCTCGGTCAGATGGGCGCCGACGTGATCAAGATCGAAAGCCTCGAGGGCGACGCTTTCCGCCACTTTGGCTTCGGCTTCCTCGGCTGGAATCAGGGCAAGCGCGGGCTCTCGCTCGACCTCGCCTCCAGCGAGGGGCGCGAGATAATTCACGGCCTGGTGCGCTGCGCCGACGTCGTGGTCGAAAACCTCCGCCCGGGCAGGATGCGCCGCTTCGGGCTCGACTACGAGGCTTTGGCGGCGATCAATCCGCGCCTCATTTATATGTCGGTCAATGGTTTCGGCAACCGCGGCCCCGAGCATGACCAGCCCGGTTTCGATCCCCTGCTGCAGGCGCGCTCGGGCCTGATGGCGGCCGAGGGCGGCCGCGGCCATCCGCCGCTCTACCTGACCTGCGCCGTCTGCGATTACGGGGCGGCGATGCTGTCGGCATTCGGATGCGCGCTCGCGCTGCGCGCGCGCGCGCGGCTCGGCCGCGGCCAACTATGCGAGACCTCGCTTTTGCAGTCCGCGATGGCGTTCCAGCAGGGCGAATTCATCTTTTACGACGGCCGCCCCGACATGGAAAACGGCCGCCCCGAATCGCGCGGACGCTCGGCGCTCTGCCGCGCCTACCAGTGCCGCGACGCACGATGGATTTTCGTCCACGCCGCCGAGCCCACGCAGTGGAAAGCGATGCGCCGCGTGTGCAATCTCGGCGCCGGCACGCCGTATGAGGAGGCCGCGCGCGCGCCCGAGGACAGCCCGCTTGCCGAAACGATCGCCGCGGCGCTCAAGGCCGTCGATCGCGCCGACGCCCTGGCGTCGCTCGGCGCCGCCGGCGTTCCGGCACTCGCCACGCATCGCACCGCCGAGCTCTTCGACGATCCGCAGGTCCAGGCGAATCAGCTGCTCGCCGAATTGCGCCATTCGCAATGGGGCAGCGTCGTGCAAACGGGCACGCTGGCGAAGTTCTCGGCGACGCCCGGCAAGGCGGAGCATGCCGCGCCGCTTTTGGGCGAGCACACCGACGAGATTCTCGCGCGCCATCTCGGCTACGGCCGCGACCGGATCGCCGACCTCCGCCGCCGCGGGATCGTGAAGTAA